One segment of Methylocella silvestris BL2 DNA contains the following:
- a CDS encoding YoaK family protein, with translation MMETSDARSLEILPSKAARLGFGLLFAFAAGWVDAIGFVSLGSFYLSFMSGNTTQLGVAVAGGEHAMIWRGASVIAAFFAGAVLGTLIADAARLFRIPSLLTVEVALFGAAIALTRSAPGFAALLPVAVAMGMQNGLRQMVGRADVGKSFVTGALFSAGQSLARAMTGGAPRGEWLVFLATWFCFAAGAAGGAFSLASSSLVANLGLVAGVFAGLAFFTFLIALDARSSEQDPGSAGL, from the coding sequence ATGATGGAGACGTCGGACGCGCGCTCTTTGGAAATTCTTCCCTCGAAGGCGGCGCGCCTCGGCTTTGGGCTTCTGTTCGCTTTCGCCGCCGGTTGGGTCGACGCCATCGGCTTCGTGTCCCTCGGCAGCTTTTACCTTTCCTTCATGAGCGGCAACACGACGCAATTGGGCGTCGCGGTCGCCGGCGGCGAGCACGCGATGATCTGGCGCGGCGCCAGCGTTATCGCGGCCTTTTTTGCCGGCGCCGTGTTGGGGACCCTTATCGCCGACGCGGCCCGTCTGTTCCGCATTCCGTCTCTCCTCACGGTCGAGGTTGCGCTTTTCGGCGCGGCGATCGCCCTGACCCGCTCGGCCCCCGGCTTTGCCGCGCTGCTGCCCGTCGCCGTCGCCATGGGGATGCAGAACGGCCTCAGGCAAATGGTCGGACGCGCGGACGTCGGCAAGAGCTTTGTCACGGGCGCGCTGTTTTCGGCGGGCCAGTCGCTGGCGCGGGCAATGACGGGCGGGGCCCCGCGTGGCGAATGGCTCGTCTTTCTGGCGACATGGTTCTGCTTCGCCGCTGGCGCGGCCGGGGGCGCCTTCTCGCTTGCGAGCTCCAGCCTCGTCGCGAATCTCGGCCTTGTCGCCGGCGTCTTCGCCGGTCTCGCCTTCTTCACTTTTCTGATCGCGCTCGATGCGCGAAGCTCCGAACAAGATCCTGGATCGGCGGGCCTGTAG
- the atzF gene encoding allophanate hydrolase produces the protein MTPDMLQIAILREAYRQKTLSPKDVALEMLRRIDAYDDPAVWICRVKDADVFARAHELEEDAGALERLPLYGVPFAVKDNIDVAGLPTTAACPSFAYTPEVHATVVARLLAAGAMLIGKTNLDQFATGLNGTRSPYGAPRCVFDNRYISGGSSSGSAVAVAAGLVAFSLGTDTAGSGRVPAAFNNLVGVKPTKGLISTAGVTPACRSLDCVSLFAASAADAQAVAEIAQGFDASDDYSRQGPAVRLPLEKFRFGVLAVEQREFFGDEEAGALYEAAIGRLGALGGQAVAFDYAPFRDAAALLYEDAFVAERLAGIEAFFAAQAQDMDPNVRAIIRKGQNFSAADAFKAAYKLRAFARKAEGEWAKFDFMLLPTAPTIFTVAQMAEDPIGNNSRLGLYTNFVNLLDYAAVAVPAGFRPASKLPFGVTLIGPAFSDSDLLVLADRLHRALGQGVGRAVGEGAEIPAAALLPVPAEAIQVVVAGAHMSGLQLNHELTGLSGRLVETTRTAPFYRLMALPGTVPPKPGLVRTPGFAGPGIEVEIWSLSPENFGRFIAGVPAPMGIGKVTLASGAVVPGFLCEAFALEGAADVTGFGGWRAYLASK, from the coding sequence ATGACGCCGGACATGCTGCAAATCGCGATCCTTCGCGAGGCCTATCGTCAAAAGACATTGTCGCCGAAGGATGTGGCGCTGGAAATGTTGCGGCGGATCGACGCCTATGATGATCCGGCCGTGTGGATTTGTCGCGTCAAAGACGCCGACGTATTTGCGCGCGCGCATGAGCTGGAAGAGGACGCGGGCGCGCTGGAGCGCCTGCCGCTCTATGGCGTGCCCTTCGCGGTCAAGGACAATATCGACGTTGCCGGCCTGCCCACGACGGCCGCCTGCCCGTCCTTCGCCTATACGCCGGAGGTTCATGCAACGGTTGTCGCCAGGCTCCTTGCCGCCGGCGCGATGTTGATCGGCAAGACCAATCTCGACCAGTTCGCAACAGGCCTCAACGGAACGCGCTCGCCCTATGGGGCGCCGCGATGCGTGTTTGACAACCGCTATATTTCCGGCGGTTCGAGTTCCGGCTCGGCGGTTGCGGTCGCTGCCGGGCTGGTCGCTTTCTCGCTTGGAACGGATACGGCCGGCTCCGGCCGCGTTCCCGCGGCCTTCAACAATCTCGTCGGCGTCAAGCCGACGAAGGGGTTGATCAGCACGGCGGGCGTCACGCCCGCCTGCCGTTCACTCGACTGCGTCAGCCTTTTCGCAGCAAGCGCCGCCGACGCGCAAGCGGTTGCGGAGATTGCGCAAGGGTTTGATGCGAGCGATGATTATTCCCGTCAGGGCCCTGCGGTCCGACTCCCGCTCGAAAAATTTCGGTTCGGCGTGCTCGCCGTCGAACAGCGTGAATTTTTCGGCGATGAGGAGGCTGGCGCCCTTTATGAGGCCGCAATCGGCCGTCTGGGGGCGCTGGGCGGCCAGGCCGTCGCCTTCGATTATGCGCCCTTCCGCGACGCTGCGGCGCTTCTTTATGAAGACGCCTTCGTCGCCGAACGGCTCGCCGGGATCGAGGCGTTTTTTGCCGCGCAGGCCCAGGATATGGACCCGAATGTGCGCGCGATTATCCGCAAGGGCCAAAACTTTTCGGCGGCTGACGCCTTCAAGGCCGCCTACAAGCTACGCGCCTTCGCGAGAAAGGCTGAAGGCGAGTGGGCGAAATTCGATTTCATGCTATTGCCGACGGCCCCGACGATCTTCACCGTGGCGCAGATGGCGGAAGATCCGATCGGAAACAACAGCCGCCTCGGTCTCTACACCAATTTCGTCAATCTGCTCGACTATGCCGCTGTCGCCGTCCCCGCCGGCTTTCGTCCCGCGAGCAAGCTTCCGTTCGGCGTCACGCTGATCGGTCCGGCTTTTTCGGACAGCGACCTCCTTGTGCTGGCCGACCGGCTGCATCGCGCTCTGGGGCAAGGCGTCGGGCGCGCGGTTGGCGAGGGCGCCGAAATTCCGGCCGCCGCCCTCTTGCCCGTCCCGGCTGAGGCCATACAGGTGGTTGTCGCCGGCGCGCATATGTCGGGCCTTCAGCTCAATCATGAGCTGACGGGCCTCAGCGGCCGTCTCGTTGAAACGACGCGGACGGCGCCGTTTTATCGGCTGATGGCGTTGCCGGGAACGGTTCCGCCAAAGCCGGGCCTCGTCCGCACGCCGGGGTTTGCAGGGCCGGGCATCGAGGTGGAGATTTGGTCGCTCAGCCCCGAAAATTTCGGCCGCTTCATTGCCGGCGTGCCGGCGCCGATGGGGATTGGCAAGGTGACGCTTGCGAGCGGCGCCGTCGTTCCCGGCTTCCTATGCGAGGCTTTCGCGCTTGAGGGCGCGGCCGACGTCACCGGCTTTGGCGGCTGGCGCGCCTATCTGGCGAGCAAGTAA
- a CDS encoding lipopolysaccharide biosynthesis protein produces the protein MLRRILLGFGANAFSQGVSIAIQLFSLPLFLLYWDSSTYGTWLLLSAIPAYVNMADVGMVTTAGNKMAMAVGRSDLAEANNVYQSAQLFMAIVCCALAVILTPVALFGPLPDFMTTDMRVALAAMLCGVLIALYGGLSEAVFRATGRYAVGTMLGQLVRLAEWGGAMVGLILFRSFSGVALCSLFARAVGAGIGIVLAQRGGQGLLLGFRHASTDELKSMARPAISFMAFPLANALSFQGVTLLVGVIAGASAVAVFNTYRTIARVAVQVTSMFSHALGPEFSRLFGNGDMATLEAVFRRSAALSAAQSVAVSVVLYFVSPWLLRVWTHGRIEFDPSLMGWLLLYAAVGGMWHAPRVLLQATNQHVGIAGWSLVAGVLSVALAWAFGYFWQVDGVGAAMFVSEAFIAAICIYIAADLFAQSKTEVKVRPTLGE, from the coding sequence ATGCTTCGCAGGATCCTTTTAGGTTTTGGCGCCAACGCGTTTAGTCAAGGCGTCAGCATCGCGATCCAGCTTTTTTCGCTGCCGCTGTTTCTTCTCTACTGGGATTCTTCGACCTACGGGACATGGCTTCTGCTGTCCGCCATTCCGGCCTATGTCAACATGGCCGATGTGGGCATGGTCACCACCGCCGGCAATAAAATGGCGATGGCGGTCGGGCGCAGCGATCTTGCCGAGGCGAATAACGTCTACCAGAGCGCCCAGCTGTTCATGGCGATCGTCTGCTGCGCGCTCGCCGTTATTTTGACGCCCGTCGCGCTGTTCGGGCCGCTGCCCGACTTTATGACCACGGATATGAGGGTCGCGCTCGCAGCGATGCTATGCGGCGTTCTTATCGCCCTTTACGGCGGCCTTTCGGAAGCTGTGTTCCGCGCGACCGGCCGCTACGCCGTCGGCACCATGCTCGGGCAGCTTGTTCGCCTCGCCGAATGGGGCGGCGCCATGGTCGGCTTGATCCTGTTCCGCAGCTTTTCCGGCGTCGCGCTATGCAGCCTGTTCGCCCGCGCCGTCGGCGCCGGCATCGGCATAGTTCTGGCGCAGCGGGGCGGTCAGGGCCTTCTGCTCGGCTTCCGTCACGCCAGCACGGACGAGCTGAAGAGCATGGCGCGGCCGGCAATCTCGTTCATGGCCTTTCCGCTCGCCAACGCGCTGAGTTTCCAGGGCGTGACCCTGCTCGTCGGCGTGATCGCCGGCGCCTCCGCGGTGGCGGTGTTCAACACCTATCGCACAATCGCGCGGGTGGCGGTGCAGGTCACCAGCATGTTCAGCCATGCGCTCGGTCCTGAATTCTCGCGATTGTTTGGCAATGGCGACATGGCGACGCTTGAGGCGGTGTTCCGCCGCTCGGCAGCGCTCAGCGCCGCCCAGTCGGTCGCCGTCAGCGTCGTGCTGTATTTTGTCTCACCGTGGCTATTGCGGGTCTGGACTCACGGCCGGATCGAATTCGACCCAAGCCTTATGGGCTGGCTCCTCCTTTACGCAGCGGTCGGCGGGATGTGGCACGCGCCGCGCGTCCTCCTGCAGGCGACCAACCAGCATGTCGGCATCGCCGGGTGGTCCCTTGTCGCCGGCGTTCTCTCGGTGGCGCTGGCATGGGCGTTCGGTTATTTCTGGCAGGTTGACGGTGTCGGCGCCGCGATGTTCGTCTCTGAAGCCTTTATCGCCGCGATCTGCATTTATATTGCCGCCGACTTGTTTGCGCAGTCGAAAACGGAGGTTAAGGTAAGGCCAACATTGGGCGAGTAA
- a CDS encoding glycosyltransferase family 4 protein: protein MKVALSTIGKFHTFDLARELYARAALAGVLTGYPRFKLKNEGVPPELIHSFSLLHGAYMAFPWKDRLPDKAMLQWEWLDAETFASYAAWKLPPCDVYVGLSGSALKAGKLAHKRGARYVCDRGSTHIRAQDQILTEEFGRWGFPSHPVDARVIAAEEAEYEEADLITVPSSFVYRTFLSQGVPAQKLRKLSYGVNLKRFEPAGAPAEGRFDVLFVGGMSLRKGLPYLAAAFQQVRHPAKSLTFVGSTSAPVIDLLKQRKLWPQEAQAIGHVPQTELKTLMSRSHVMVLPSVEEGLAMVLAQTMACGCPILATPNTGAEDIVTDGVEGFIVPARDVDALAEKMQFLADNPEARSAMGARALARMQGFGGWRQYGDEAMAIYSELAAAK from the coding sequence TTGAAAGTCGCCCTCTCAACGATCGGCAAGTTTCACACCTTCGATCTCGCCCGCGAGCTTTATGCGCGCGCCGCGCTCGCCGGCGTCCTCACCGGCTATCCGCGCTTCAAGCTGAAGAACGAGGGCGTGCCGCCTGAACTGATCCACAGCTTCTCGCTGCTGCATGGGGCCTATATGGCTTTTCCCTGGAAGGATCGGCTGCCGGACAAGGCCATGCTGCAATGGGAATGGCTCGACGCCGAAACCTTCGCCAGCTACGCGGCCTGGAAGCTCCCGCCTTGCGACGTTTACGTCGGCCTGTCCGGGTCGGCGCTCAAGGCCGGCAAGCTCGCCCATAAACGGGGCGCGCGCTACGTCTGCGACCGCGGCTCGACCCATATCCGGGCGCAGGACCAGATTCTCACCGAGGAATTTGGGCGCTGGGGCTTCCCCTCTCACCCTGTCGACGCGCGGGTCATCGCCGCCGAGGAAGCCGAATATGAGGAGGCGGATCTCATTACCGTTCCCTCGAGCTTCGTCTACCGCACCTTTTTGAGCCAGGGCGTTCCGGCGCAAAAGCTGCGCAAGCTCTCCTATGGCGTCAATCTCAAACGATTCGAGCCGGCCGGCGCGCCAGCCGAGGGACGGTTCGACGTCCTATTCGTTGGCGGCATGAGCCTGCGCAAGGGACTGCCCTATCTGGCGGCCGCCTTCCAGCAAGTGCGGCATCCGGCGAAAAGCCTCACCTTCGTTGGATCGACCTCCGCTCCGGTGATCGATCTTTTGAAACAGCGAAAGCTTTGGCCGCAGGAGGCGCAGGCGATCGGGCATGTGCCCCAGACCGAACTGAAAACGCTCATGAGCCGAAGCCATGTCATGGTTCTGCCCAGCGTCGAGGAGGGGCTCGCCATGGTTCTCGCCCAGACCATGGCTTGCGGCTGCCCGATCCTCGCGACGCCGAATACGGGAGCAGAGGACATCGTCACCGACGGCGTCGAGGGCTTTATCGTTCCCGCCCGCGACGTCGATGCGCTCGCCGAAAAAATGCAGTTCCTCGCGGATAACCCCGAGGCGCGCAGCGCCATGGGCGCGCGCGCGCTGGCGCGGATGCAGGGCTTCGGCGGCTGGCGCCAATATGGCGACGAGGCGATGGCGATCTACTCCGAGCTGGCGGCGGCGAAATAG
- a CDS encoding NADH:flavin oxidoreductase/NADH oxidase: MSALFSPLRLRGVALANRIVISPMCQYSAHDDGKPNEWHMIHVGSLALSGAGMFCFEATAVEPAGRITPGCLGLWDDATEESFQPLMAAVRAHSRIVMAMQLAHAGRKGSSRVPWEGGQQIPLSGGGWQTFAPSPLAHQPGEETPLALDAEGLVRVREAFAEAARRAHRLGIDAIELHAAHGYLLHEFLSPLANQRGDQYGGSLENRMRYPLEVFDAVRAAFPADKPVGVKVSATDWVEGGLDLAQTIAFAREIEKRGADWITASSGGVSPLQKIPVAPNYQVPFAEGLKGAVGFPVMAVGLITEAQQAEEIIADGKADCVALARAMLYDPRWPWHAAAELGATVEAPPQYWRSQPREMKGLFGDTPIGQR, translated from the coding sequence ATGAGCGCCTTGTTTTCACCCCTCCGCCTGCGCGGCGTCGCCCTCGCCAACCGGATCGTCATTTCACCGATGTGCCAATATTCGGCCCATGACGACGGCAAGCCGAATGAGTGGCACATGATTCACGTCGGCAGCCTGGCGCTCTCCGGCGCGGGCATGTTCTGCTTCGAGGCGACCGCCGTCGAGCCGGCGGGACGCATCACGCCCGGCTGCCTCGGCCTGTGGGACGACGCGACCGAAGAATCCTTCCAGCCGCTGATGGCCGCCGTGCGCGCCCATTCGAGGATCGTCATGGCGATGCAACTCGCCCATGCGGGCCGCAAGGGATCGAGCCGCGTGCCCTGGGAGGGCGGCCAGCAGATTCCCTTGTCGGGCGGCGGCTGGCAGACCTTTGCGCCGTCCCCGCTGGCGCATCAGCCTGGCGAGGAAACGCCGCTGGCGCTTGACGCCGAGGGGCTGGTCCGGGTCCGCGAGGCCTTCGCGGAGGCGGCACGACGCGCGCACCGACTGGGGATCGACGCCATCGAGCTTCACGCCGCGCATGGCTATCTGCTGCATGAATTTCTGTCGCCGCTCGCCAATCAGCGCGGCGACCAATATGGCGGCTCGCTGGAAAACCGCATGCGCTATCCGCTTGAAGTCTTCGACGCGGTGCGCGCGGCCTTCCCGGCCGACAAGCCGGTCGGCGTCAAAGTGTCGGCGACGGATTGGGTCGAAGGCGGCCTCGACCTCGCCCAGACCATCGCCTTCGCCAGAGAGATCGAGAAACGCGGCGCCGACTGGATCACCGCCTCTTCGGGCGGCGTCTCGCCCTTGCAGAAAATCCCTGTCGCGCCGAATTATCAGGTCCCCTTCGCCGAAGGCCTCAAAGGCGCCGTCGGCTTTCCCGTGATGGCGGTCGGCCTGATCACGGAGGCGCAACAGGCCGAAGAGATTATTGCCGACGGCAAGGCCGATTGCGTCGCGCTCGCCCGAGCGATGCTTTACGATCCGCGCTGGCCCTGGCATGCGGCGGCAGAACTCGGCGCAACCGTCGAGGCGCCGCCGCAATATTGGCGCTCGCAGCCGCGCGAAATGAAGGGGCTGTTCGGCGATACGCCGATCGGCCAACGCTGA
- a CDS encoding FkbM family methyltransferase, which translates to MSVFKKLKEFFILPFSKKVPTELLGEADQWAIPRNSINAQSFIVSAGVGRSITFEEAIIKKFDATVVLLDPSPTGVETMKKKNDTRNIDFLEMGLASQAGEVSFGLPDRADEGSFRKGGKGDGIVFECISLADLLARYGKNKIDLLKIDVEGFEYEIIESIFEKNLEVEQICVEIHHNKVIAIDKTLADAALLILKLFKHGYRIVYNKNMDFTFSKQQLLAKAN; encoded by the coding sequence GTGAGCGTTTTCAAGAAATTGAAGGAATTTTTTATCCTTCCATTCTCAAAGAAGGTGCCGACTGAGCTCTTGGGCGAAGCTGATCAATGGGCCATTCCCCGGAACTCGATCAATGCGCAGTCCTTCATCGTTTCCGCCGGGGTCGGTCGTTCGATCACCTTTGAAGAAGCGATCATCAAAAAATTCGATGCGACAGTGGTTCTGCTCGATCCGTCCCCGACCGGGGTCGAGACGATGAAGAAAAAGAATGATACGCGAAATATTGATTTCCTTGAGATGGGGCTCGCCAGCCAAGCCGGCGAAGTCTCCTTCGGACTTCCCGATCGAGCCGACGAGGGATCCTTCAGGAAGGGCGGAAAAGGAGACGGAATCGTCTTCGAATGCATATCTTTGGCGGACCTTCTCGCCAGATATGGCAAGAATAAAATTGATCTTCTAAAGATCGACGTCGAAGGATTCGAGTATGAGATCATCGAATCGATTTTTGAAAAAAATCTGGAGGTTGAACAGATTTGCGTAGAAATCCATCATAACAAAGTAATCGCTATTGATAAGACGTTAGCGGATGCGGCTCTTTTAATCCTCAAGCTGTTTAAGCATGGTTACCGTATCGTATATAATAAGAATATGGATTTTACTTTTTCCAAGCAGCAATTACTTGCCAAAGCAAATTGA